The uncultured Desulfuromonas sp. genome has a segment encoding these proteins:
- the nifN gene encoding nitrogenase iron-molybdenum cofactor biosynthesis protein NifN codes for MGEIIHKNTKPLQVNPFRLTQPMGAALAFLGVDQCMPLMHGAQGCTSFTKVFMTRHFCEPIAIQTTAVSDAVAVLDGGDYSISEAVKNITGKISPALVGLHTTGLPETKGDDIRGVSKLIDFPLVYVNSPDYEGAMESGWALTTKALIDQLTAEQSAVNDRKVVLLPHVSLTPLEVEKIQQFIAAFGLDVVAVPDLSTSLDGHLGDGQAALSKGGVSVEAIRELADAGHVLTIGDSMRDVAKALQKKNPAVRHQHFSHVNGLDATDAFAAALLEISGLQRPPELILRWRKRLQDAMLDSHFSLGQTRFILAGEPDQMAALSQSLYDAGGRIPLCVVSTDSPILDKIKADKVVVGDLEDLEAALDETDMVLSNFHVERLVHPAGKGLMLRGMPNWEQVGNALKFDVLYEGGAYFLCEAANLAEEWRVLHVRHRDEEALKKGCLK; via the coding sequence ATGGGAGAAATAATCCATAAAAATACCAAGCCGCTGCAGGTCAACCCGTTTCGTCTTACCCAGCCGATGGGCGCGGCGCTGGCGTTTCTCGGCGTTGATCAATGCATGCCGCTGATGCACGGCGCGCAAGGCTGTACCTCCTTTACCAAGGTGTTCATGACCCGTCACTTCTGCGAACCCATCGCCATCCAGACCACGGCGGTGAGTGATGCGGTGGCCGTGCTCGACGGCGGCGACTACAGCATCAGTGAAGCGGTGAAGAACATCACCGGCAAGATCTCTCCGGCCCTGGTGGGGTTGCATACCACCGGTCTGCCGGAAACCAAGGGGGACGATATTCGCGGGGTGTCGAAACTGATCGATTTTCCGCTGGTCTATGTCAATTCCCCCGACTACGAAGGGGCGATGGAAAGCGGCTGGGCCTTGACCACCAAGGCGCTGATCGACCAGCTGACCGCAGAGCAGAGTGCCGTCAATGACCGCAAGGTGGTGCTGTTACCACATGTCAGCCTGACCCCGCTGGAAGTGGAGAAAATCCAGCAGTTTATCGCCGCCTTCGGTCTGGACGTGGTGGCGGTACCGGATCTGTCCACCTCGTTGGACGGTCATCTCGGTGACGGCCAGGCGGCGTTGAGTAAAGGCGGCGTCTCGGTTGAGGCGATTCGCGAATTGGCTGATGCCGGACACGTGCTGACCATTGGTGATTCCATGCGTGACGTGGCCAAAGCCCTGCAGAAAAAGAATCCAGCCGTCCGGCATCAGCATTTCTCTCATGTCAACGGCCTGGATGCGACGGATGCGTTTGCCGCCGCATTGTTGGAGATTTCCGGCCTGCAGCGTCCGCCGGAGTTGATCCTGCGCTGGCGTAAGCGGTTGCAGGACGCCATGCTTGACAGCCATTTTTCTCTGGGGCAAACCCGCTTCATTCTCGCCGGTGAACCCGATCAGATGGCGGCTCTGTCGCAATCGCTTTATGATGCGGGAGGACGTATCCCGCTGTGTGTGGTCAGCACCGACTCGCCGATTCTCGACAAGATCAAGGCGGATAAAGTGGTGGTCGGCGATCTGGAAGATCTTGAAGCGGCCCTGGATGAGACCGACATGGTGCTGAGTAATTTCCATGTCGAGCGTCTGGTTCATCCTGCCGGAAAAGGACTGATGTTACGCGGTATGCCCAACTGGGAGCAGGTGGGCAATGCGCTGAAATTTGACGTGCTGTACGAAGGGGGCGCGTACTTTTTGTGTGAGGCGGCGAACCTGGCGGAAGAATGGCGTGTTCTCCATGTGCGTCACCGTGACGAAGAAGCTTTAAAAAAAGGATGTTTGAAATGA
- the nifE gene encoding nitrogenase iron-molybdenum cofactor biosynthesis protein NifE, translating to MSDKPKIKDLLDESACEHSATKKKACNTTTPGATSGGCAFEGAQISLFPYADAAHLVHGPLTCISSSWETRATPTSFDGRDMTQMGFTTAVTTNDVIFGGEDKLYDAIIYLVEHYAPKAIFVYSTCVTAMIGDDIDAVCRHAEEKFGIPIVPVHAPGFVGGKNLGSRLAGEAVLKHLVGRKEPQGDVTHAINLIGDYNVTGDMWQYKPILDELGIRILATLSGDGRIDEICTAHRAKLNVIVCAKSLVTFTRKMKERYGIPFVSVSFYGKRDTTNAIMAIAEGIGDPELIERTRKVLAREEQRLDEQLEPYRELFKGKKAVLNTGGNKSWSIASALQDLGIEVVATSVRKSTEADKEKARKYLGENGVLMTNPGAEQAKMIDKFNADLLLAGGRSLYTAIKKGISFIDVNQEKKKSYGAYNGLLSLAEDVKNALENPVFRCVRKEAPWEK from the coding sequence GTGTCTGACAAACCAAAAATCAAAGACTTGCTCGATGAAAGTGCCTGCGAGCACAGTGCCACCAAAAAGAAAGCCTGCAATACCACCACACCCGGCGCCACCAGCGGCGGTTGTGCTTTTGAAGGCGCGCAAATCTCCCTGTTTCCCTATGCCGATGCCGCTCATCTGGTGCATGGGCCGCTGACCTGTATCAGCTCATCGTGGGAAACGCGGGCCACGCCGACCAGTTTTGACGGTCGCGACATGACCCAGATGGGCTTTACCACGGCGGTGACCACCAATGATGTCATCTTCGGCGGTGAGGACAAGCTGTACGATGCCATCATTTACCTGGTCGAACATTATGCGCCCAAAGCAATTTTCGTTTATTCCACCTGCGTGACGGCCATGATCGGTGATGATATCGATGCCGTGTGCCGCCATGCCGAGGAAAAATTCGGCATTCCGATTGTGCCGGTGCATGCGCCGGGTTTTGTCGGCGGTAAGAATCTCGGCAGCCGTCTGGCTGGCGAAGCGGTGCTCAAGCACCTTGTCGGCCGCAAGGAGCCGCAAGGGGACGTGACCCACGCCATCAACCTGATCGGCGATTACAACGTTACCGGTGATATGTGGCAGTACAAGCCGATTCTTGATGAGTTGGGCATTCGCATCCTGGCCACGTTGAGCGGTGACGGCCGCATCGACGAAATCTGTACCGCCCATCGCGCCAAGCTCAATGTCATTGTCTGTGCCAAATCCCTGGTCACTTTTACCCGCAAGATGAAGGAGCGCTACGGTATCCCGTTCGTTTCGGTGTCGTTTTACGGTAAGCGCGATACCACCAACGCCATCATGGCCATTGCCGAAGGCATTGGTGATCCCGAACTCATCGAGCGCACCCGCAAGGTGTTGGCGCGCGAGGAGCAGCGTCTTGATGAGCAACTCGAACCGTACCGTGAACTGTTCAAAGGCAAAAAAGCGGTGCTCAATACCGGCGGTAACAAATCGTGGTCCATTGCTTCGGCGTTGCAGGATCTAGGCATTGAGGTGGTGGCCACCTCGGTGCGCAAGTCCACCGAGGCGGATAAGGAAAAAGCGCGCAAATATCTGGGCGAGAACGGCGTGCTGATGACCAACCCCGGTGCCGAACAGGCCAAGATGATCGACAAATTCAACGCCGATCTGCTGCTGGCCGGTGGTCGCAGTCTGTACACGGCGATCAAAAAGGGGATCTCGTTCATCGACGTCAATCAGGAAAAGAAGAAAAGCTACGGTGCCTACAACGGGCTGCTCAGCCTGGCGGAAGATGTGAAGAACGCCCTGGAGAATCCGGTGTTCCGTTGTGTGCGCAAGGAGGCCCCATGGGAGAAATAA
- a CDS encoding DUF3024 domain-containing protein — protein MSLSEFEIIRLKRLFDAYCEVRIPQELNTKLRLDYRIRDSHLTLYESRHHHEKVDLWYSTAIARFEKDPQQQVWRLFSADRNESWLPYHPHPEDRDIERLLDCVTDDPTGIFWG, from the coding sequence ATGAGTCTCAGTGAATTTGAAATAATCCGTTTAAAGCGGCTGTTTGATGCCTATTGTGAGGTGCGGATTCCCCAGGAATTAAACACGAAACTGCGTCTGGATTACCGTATTCGCGACAGCCATCTGACCTTATATGAATCCCGTCACCACCATGAGAAAGTCGATTTGTGGTATTCCACAGCCATCGCCCGTTTTGAAAAAGATCCCCAGCAGCAGGTCTGGCGGTTATTCAGTGCCGACCGCAACGAAAGCTGGCTGCCTTACCATCCTCATCCCGAGGATCGGGATATTGAGCGGTTACTTGATTGCGTCACCGATGACCCCACCGGAATTTTTTGGGGGTAG
- a CDS encoding diguanylate cyclase, which translates to MSSSAKEASSSLQETTPQGPKVCEKCLELREMTTALEDYISRTNEQLLKSEMSDMELEQIFSACADPMMVIRDDGIIVRANRSMLEHLNRPGENIIGHPCTDLLSEQECKLANSHKKKSQTDIEIMNDNGEISNYIMTTTPLVTLDGSPGTLAQYKDITDRKKAEQALEKAHAALERIARIDGLTQIANRRTFDESFTEQWQKSLVEQSPLSIILCDIDFFKRYNDTYGHQQGDTCLSNVAKALEQSLSDKSNGLVARYGGEEFIFLLPGISLEEAAAHAETARNNVEQLALEHRASEVADNVTLSLGVSSTIPQRDMQPQHLIRTADEALYQSKDTGRNRVTAVEFSG; encoded by the coding sequence GTGTCTTCATCCGCCAAAGAAGCGTCTTCGTCTCTTCAGGAAACAACACCTCAAGGCCCTAAAGTCTGTGAAAAATGCCTTGAGTTGCGGGAGATGACCACTGCTCTGGAAGACTACATCAGTCGCACCAACGAACAACTGCTCAAATCGGAAATGTCCGACATGGAACTGGAGCAGATTTTTTCCGCCTGCGCCGACCCGATGATGGTTATCCGCGACGACGGGATCATCGTTCGTGCCAACCGCAGCATGTTGGAACATCTCAACCGCCCAGGTGAAAACATCATTGGCCACCCCTGCACGGACTTGCTCAGCGAGCAGGAATGTAAACTGGCCAACTCTCACAAGAAAAAAAGCCAGACTGATATTGAAATCATGAATGACAATGGTGAGATCAGTAACTATATCATGACCACCACTCCCCTGGTCACCCTCGACGGCAGCCCCGGCACCCTCGCCCAGTACAAAGATATTACCGACCGTAAAAAAGCCGAGCAGGCACTGGAAAAAGCCCATGCCGCTTTAGAGCGCATCGCCCGCATTGACGGTCTCACTCAGATTGCCAATCGCCGCACCTTTGATGAGAGTTTTACTGAGCAATGGCAAAAAAGCCTTGTTGAGCAATCTCCCCTTTCCATTATTTTGTGCGACATCGACTTTTTCAAACGCTACAACGACACCTATGGACATCAGCAGGGCGATACCTGCCTGTCCAACGTAGCAAAGGCTCTGGAACAAAGTCTATCCGATAAAAGCAACGGCCTGGTTGCCCGCTATGGTGGTGAAGAGTTCATCTTTCTGTTGCCCGGCATTTCTTTGGAGGAAGCCGCCGCCCATGCGGAGACAGCGCGCAACAACGTTGAACAACTGGCTTTGGAGCACCGGGCGTCTGAAGTTGCGGACAATGTTACTCTGAGCCTCGGAGTGTCCAGCACCATTCCCCAAAGAGATATGCAGCCGCAGCATTTGATTCGTACAGCGGATGAGGCTTTGTATCAGTCCAAGGATACAGGGCGTAATCGGGTGACGGCTGTGGAGTTTTCCGGTTAG
- a CDS encoding AMP-binding protein has translation MFRSFILFLMRTLLRLRYRIEIKGLDKIRHEGRLGMLFLPNHPALVDPLIVNVALQQRFAVRPLADRAQADHPVTGFLLNKMQALLIADLSQQSNQGERDDVAEALQLMEHSLEQGEHLLVYPAGRIYRGPNEELRGSSAVDRLVKAVPEAPVVLVRTSGLWGSRFSRAHGDKPNFFKTLLAMLPKLLINGLVFMPKRTVTVEFIEDPDFPRQGSRQEINGYLETFYNDVAQPAFTVPDYFWQGNQTRELPAPVQVTFDNDAGHIPAATRQLVEDKLKEISGHSKIRDDMTLAYDLGLDSLAVMEFLTWLNEEFSVDVENLDALQRVSDCLLAARGEGLGFAAEPLNPVADGWFDQRSDKTLAFRQAGSLAELILYQAKTNPDQVIVADQQGGAKTWRQLLTGVLALQPLLKEIEEDSVAIMLPASVAACLCWLAVVFSGKRPVLLNWTTGERYMAHALEQTATTRVLTSATLMDRLRMRGIDVDKVDAEWLALEHLVGQLSLIDKVKARLKGQFFSFFLSTKEIHDTAAVLFTSGSEALPKSVPLSHHNILTNMDDMTQVIPLKERDRLLGMLPPFHSLGLSGTIVMPLCLGLRTAYYPNPTDGAILAQHVEAYRCSVLVGTPTFLAAIAGAAHEHQLESLRMIFTGAEKCPESTYQLLAERCPQSIVCEGYGVTECSPLVSVNSPNNPVPGTIGQVMPSMEYQLVHPETLQPLPENEPGILVVRGPNVFKGYLEDSVKSPFIVLDGKAWYNTGDLVRRNEQGGLTFCGRLKRFVKLGGEMISLPAIEEIIAASPELQQVAETDGPLIAVEAINPDSHAELVLFSRVPLEREQVNQVIRDAGLSPLHNIRQIRMVDEIPVLGTGKTNYRALREMLAE, from the coding sequence GTGTTTAGATCATTTATCCTGTTTTTGATGCGCACCCTGTTGCGCTTGCGTTATCGCATTGAAATAAAAGGTCTCGATAAAATTCGCCATGAGGGGAGGTTGGGCATGTTGTTCCTGCCCAATCATCCGGCTCTGGTTGATCCACTGATTGTTAATGTGGCGTTGCAGCAGCGTTTCGCTGTGCGACCTCTGGCCGATCGGGCGCAGGCGGACCATCCGGTTACCGGGTTCCTCCTTAATAAAATGCAGGCCTTGTTGATTGCCGATTTGAGTCAACAAAGCAATCAAGGTGAGCGTGATGATGTTGCCGAGGCGTTGCAGTTGATGGAACATAGCCTGGAGCAGGGCGAGCATCTGCTGGTGTATCCGGCCGGACGTATCTACCGTGGACCCAACGAAGAGTTGCGTGGCAGCAGTGCTGTGGACCGCCTGGTGAAAGCCGTGCCCGAGGCGCCGGTGGTGCTGGTCCGTACCTCGGGATTGTGGGGCAGCCGTTTCAGCCGTGCCCACGGCGACAAACCGAATTTCTTTAAAACTCTGTTGGCCATGCTGCCGAAACTGCTGATCAACGGTCTGGTCTTCATGCCCAAGCGTACGGTGACCGTCGAGTTTATCGAAGATCCTGATTTCCCGCGCCAGGGCAGTCGCCAGGAGATCAACGGGTATCTGGAAACCTTTTACAATGACGTGGCGCAACCGGCGTTTACCGTGCCTGATTATTTCTGGCAGGGCAACCAGACCCGCGAGTTACCGGCACCTGTGCAAGTCACGTTTGACAACGATGCCGGCCATATTCCGGCGGCAACACGTCAACTGGTGGAAGACAAGCTCAAGGAGATCAGTGGTCACAGTAAGATCAGGGACGATATGACCCTGGCCTATGACCTGGGGCTCGACAGCCTGGCGGTGATGGAGTTCCTGACCTGGCTCAACGAGGAATTCAGCGTCGATGTGGAAAATCTCGATGCCCTGCAGCGGGTGTCCGATTGCCTGCTTGCCGCGCGTGGTGAGGGGCTGGGGTTTGCCGCGGAACCGCTTAACCCGGTGGCGGATGGCTGGTTTGACCAGCGCTCAGATAAGACTCTGGCGTTTCGTCAGGCCGGCAGTCTGGCCGAATTGATCCTTTATCAGGCCAAAACCAACCCGGATCAGGTCATTGTCGCCGATCAGCAGGGGGGGGCTAAAACCTGGCGCCAGCTGTTGACCGGTGTGCTGGCTTTGCAACCTCTGTTGAAAGAGATCGAAGAAGATTCCGTGGCGATCATGTTACCGGCGTCGGTCGCTGCTTGTCTGTGCTGGTTGGCCGTGGTGTTCAGTGGCAAGCGACCGGTGTTGTTGAATTGGACCACTGGCGAACGTTACATGGCGCATGCTCTGGAGCAAACCGCAACAACACGTGTGCTCACTTCCGCCACCCTGATGGACAGACTGAGGATGCGCGGGATTGATGTCGACAAAGTGGATGCTGAGTGGTTGGCTTTGGAGCATCTTGTTGGTCAGTTGAGTTTGATCGACAAAGTCAAAGCGCGGCTCAAAGGCCAGTTTTTCAGCTTCTTTTTATCGACGAAGGAGATCCATGACACCGCTGCCGTTTTGTTCACCAGTGGCAGCGAGGCTCTGCCCAAATCCGTGCCGCTGAGTCATCACAATATCCTGACCAATATGGATGATATGACCCAGGTCATTCCACTCAAAGAGAGGGATCGCCTGCTCGGCATGCTGCCGCCGTTTCACTCCCTCGGCTTGTCCGGCACTATCGTCATGCCGTTGTGTCTCGGGCTGCGTACGGCCTATTATCCCAATCCGACGGATGGGGCGATATTGGCCCAGCATGTGGAAGCATATCGTTGTTCGGTGCTGGTCGGTACCCCGACTTTTCTGGCGGCCATCGCCGGTGCGGCCCATGAACATCAGTTGGAGAGTTTACGCATGATTTTTACCGGAGCGGAGAAATGCCCGGAGTCCACCTATCAGCTGCTTGCTGAACGCTGTCCGCAATCCATCGTTTGCGAAGGTTATGGCGTGACGGAGTGCTCGCCGCTGGTCAGTGTGAATTCGCCGAATAACCCGGTGCCGGGCACCATTGGACAGGTGATGCCGTCCATGGAATATCAGCTGGTTCATCCGGAAACCCTTCAGCCGTTACCCGAGAATGAACCCGGCATCCTGGTGGTGCGGGGGCCCAATGTCTTTAAAGGCTATTTGGAAGACAGCGTCAAATCGCCATTTATTGTTCTTGACGGTAAAGCCTGGTATAACACCGGCGATTTGGTTCGGCGCAACGAACAAGGCGGTTTGACCTTCTGCGGGCGACTTAAGCGTTTTGTTAAGCTCGGTGGTGAAATGATCTCCCTGCCGGCGATTGAGGAGATTATTGCCGCGTCTCCAGAGCTTCAACAGGTGGCGGAAACGGATGGCCCGCTGATTGCCGTCGAAGCCATTAACCCAGACAGTCATGCGGAACTGGTGTTGTTCAGTCGGGTACCCTTGGAGCGTGAGCAGGTCAATCAGGTGATTCGTGATGCCGGATTGTCACCGCTGCATAACATCCGTCAGATCCGCATGGTGGATGAGATTCCGGTGCTCGGCACCGGTAAAACCAATTATCGGGCCTTGCGCGAGATGCTGGCGGAGTAG
- a CDS encoding MFS transporter encodes MSYDPQVQDQIRQGRSKFIAMAATYFLGAFNDNFFKQAALLLAVSTAMTQLQGTATTLFALPFILFSAGAGWLADRYSKKHVVIGVKFLELLAMLVGAWGVITLHWNGILAMVFIMSLQSTLFGPAINGSIPELYPSAYVTKANAVLKLVTTLAILMGIALAGIALDRGIPEDHFYDGRLVVGAGVVLVSVIGVVASFGVVKRPAQGTKTPFPWLGPWHSVCDLWRLRQDRPLFLAIIGDAFFYFMASLVVLVINTLGVQQLGYSSTLTSLLIVALMVGICAGSFLSARLTRVDRWTHVVVPSAVGLGIGLVVSGLAPHLPQVIQLPVLFVALSVSGCCGGIFIIPQSSFIQVRPADHERGRVISVSNFGAFSGILFSGQLFTLLDATLSPAWGMVVCGMLTLIMAVVFFQLLTKEAWRV; translated from the coding sequence ATGTCATATGACCCGCAGGTTCAGGATCAGATTCGCCAGGGGCGCAGCAAGTTTATTGCCATGGCCGCGACCTATTTTCTCGGTGCATTTAACGATAATTTTTTCAAACAGGCTGCGCTGCTGCTGGCCGTCAGCACGGCCATGACTCAATTGCAGGGCACGGCGACCACTTTGTTCGCTTTGCCGTTCATTCTGTTTTCCGCCGGTGCCGGTTGGCTGGCGGATCGTTACAGTAAGAAGCATGTGGTGATCGGCGTCAAATTTCTTGAACTACTGGCCATGCTGGTCGGCGCCTGGGGCGTGATTACGCTGCACTGGAACGGAATTCTGGCCATGGTGTTTATCATGTCGCTGCAATCCACCCTGTTTGGCCCGGCCATCAACGGATCCATCCCGGAACTCTACCCCAGTGCCTATGTCACCAAAGCCAATGCCGTGCTCAAGCTGGTCACCACTCTGGCGATACTCATGGGCATTGCTCTGGCTGGAATTGCTCTGGATCGCGGCATTCCTGAGGATCATTTTTACGACGGACGATTGGTCGTCGGAGCAGGCGTCGTGCTGGTTTCGGTGATTGGAGTGGTCGCCAGTTTTGGTGTGGTGAAGCGTCCGGCACAGGGCACCAAGACGCCGTTCCCATGGCTGGGACCGTGGCATTCGGTCTGCGATCTGTGGCGGCTGCGTCAGGATCGCCCCTTGTTTCTGGCGATTATCGGCGATGCCTTCTTTTATTTTATGGCGTCGCTGGTGGTGCTGGTGATCAACACCCTCGGTGTGCAACAGCTCGGCTACAGCTCGACCTTGACCAGCCTGCTGATTGTCGCCCTGATGGTGGGGATCTGTGCCGGATCATTCCTGTCCGCGCGGCTGACCCGGGTCGACCGCTGGACCCATGTGGTGGTGCCTTCGGCGGTGGGGCTTGGCATTGGTCTGGTTGTCAGCGGTCTGGCACCGCATTTACCTCAGGTCATCCAGTTGCCGGTGCTTTTCGTGGCCCTGTCGGTCAGTGGTTGCTGCGGGGGCATTTTTATTATCCCCCAGTCCAGTTTTATTCAGGTTCGGCCTGCCGATCATGAACGGGGCCGGGTGATCTCGGTCTCCAACTTTGGCGCTTTCAGCGGCATCCTGTTTTCCGGTCAGCTGTTCACTTTGTTAGACGCGACCTTGAGTCCCGCGTGGGGCATGGTAGTGTGTGGTATGTTGACATTAATAATGGCCGTGGTGTTTTTCCAACTGCTCACCAAGGAGGCATGGCGTGTTTAG
- a CDS encoding CPBP family intramembrane glutamic endopeptidase, whose amino-acid sequence MMRSDRTSWLWLALWLVFPALATWTSFTLQWWPQVLYPLSKVVLVVAPFAVWRLHSVIAALRQAGVKATHGLWGLVSGAVLGAVIFAAWQALFQGQINGDGIVAKLTSLNLIDHYWSVALFIAMVNSLLEEWYWRGFVFERLKERRLAAIWVVLLGGAGFGFHHYFTLIVYFSLPITLFFTFATMVAGALWSWMRTHGASLIDCYISHLIADVALLWIGWQLLGGTHVI is encoded by the coding sequence ATGATGCGCTCTGATCGCACATCATGGCTATGGCTGGCACTGTGGCTGGTGTTTCCAGCCCTGGCCACCTGGACGTCATTTACTTTGCAATGGTGGCCGCAGGTGCTTTATCCGCTGTCCAAGGTGGTGCTGGTGGTGGCTCCGTTTGCGGTATGGCGTCTTCACTCCGTCATTGCAGCTTTACGTCAGGCGGGAGTCAAAGCGACACACGGTCTTTGGGGGCTGGTCAGCGGGGCGGTACTCGGTGCCGTGATTTTTGCGGCATGGCAGGCGCTGTTTCAAGGGCAGATTAATGGCGATGGCATTGTCGCCAAACTGACCTCGCTGAATCTGATCGATCATTACTGGAGCGTGGCGCTGTTTATCGCCATGGTCAACAGCCTGTTGGAAGAGTGGTACTGGCGCGGTTTTGTGTTTGAACGCCTCAAAGAGCGTAGATTGGCAGCTATCTGGGTGGTTCTTCTCGGCGGCGCCGGGTTTGGTTTTCACCATTATTTTACTTTAATTGTTTATTTTTCGTTGCCGATTACGTTATTTTTCACCTTTGCCACCATGGTTGCCGGTGCTCTGTGGAGCTGGATGCGCACCCATGGGGCCTCACTGATTGACTGCTATATCAGTCACCTGATTGCCGATGTCGCTCTGTTATGGATCGGCTGGCAATTACTCGGAGGGACTCATGTCATATGA
- a CDS encoding TetR/AcrR family transcriptional regulator, whose amino-acid sequence MGRPNLKKEVIEDAAIRLFATKGLARTVIRDIAREAGVTEGALYKHYPSKDAMAWALFQREIDRFTAPFAELLAEEIPVAQRLVKAIHYTYEYYRQFPTRFTFILLMQHGFPEEDLETQTNPNDVIIRFIEELHGEKPGGAVLLAAMVMGAVMQPLVMHRYGRIPLISEEVITEVSRAVCRLLEVDDAL is encoded by the coding sequence ATGGGACGACCTAATTTGAAAAAAGAGGTGATCGAGGATGCCGCCATTCGCCTGTTTGCCACCAAAGGGCTGGCGCGTACTGTGATTCGCGATATTGCCCGCGAAGCCGGGGTGACGGAAGGGGCACTGTATAAGCATTATCCGAGCAAAGACGCCATGGCCTGGGCCTTGTTCCAGCGTGAGATTGACCGGTTCACCGCGCCTTTTGCCGAACTGTTGGCTGAGGAGATTCCCGTGGCGCAGCGTCTGGTCAAAGCGATCCACTATACCTACGAGTACTACCGGCAGTTTCCGACCCGATTTACCTTTATCCTGCTGATGCAGCACGGATTCCCCGAGGAAGACCTTGAAACGCAGACCAACCCGAATGACGTAATCATCCGTTTTATTGAAGAGCTGCATGGCGAGAAGCCGGGCGGAGCCGTTTTGCTGGCGGCCATGGTGATGGGCGCCGTCATGCAGCCTTTGGTGATGCATCGTTACGGACGTATTCCACTGATCTCAGAGGAGGTTATCACTGAAGTGAGCCGGGCGGTGTGCCGCCTGCTGGAGGTGGATGATGCGCTCTGA
- a CDS encoding peptidylprolyl isomerase — protein MAIASARHILVSSEEKCLELKSQIEAGATDFAKAAKKFSQCPSGRKGGDLGQFAPGQMVKEFDEVVFSGEVGKVLGPVKTQFGYHLIEVTKRS, from the coding sequence ATGGCCATTGCCAGCGCACGTCACATTCTGGTTTCCAGTGAAGAAAAATGCCTTGAACTCAAATCGCAGATCGAAGCCGGTGCCACCGATTTTGCCAAAGCTGCCAAGAAGTTTTCCCAATGCCCGTCCGGTCGTAAAGGCGGTGATCTCGGTCAGTTCGCTCCCGGCCAGATGGTTAAGGAGTTTGATGAGGTGGTGTTCAGCGGCGAAGTGGGCAAAGTGCTCGGTCCGGTGAAGACGCAGTTTGGTTATCACCTGATTGAGGTGACCAAGCGTTCCTAA